taagaactcttgctgctgcattttggactagctgtagtttgtttattaagcgtgcagaaccacccaataaagcattacaataatctaccTTGAGGTCCATTAacacatggattaacatttctgcatttcacaTTCAGaacataggccataatttagatatatttttgggagggaaaaatgcagttttacaaattccagaaacatggcttttaagGAAAGATTATTAtcaatagcacacctaggttcctaactgatgatgaagaattgaccaAGTAGCCATCAAGTTTTAGACAGTGTtctctaggttattacatgccaTTTTTAGGTCCTATAGTTTTTTAAggcacctctgtttttttttcagaatttagcagtaagaaattactcgtcatgcAGTTTTTTAATCGACTTTGCAttctgttagtttttcaaattggtatattTTTGctgggccgtgaagaaatatagagctgagtatcatcagcataacagtgaaagctaacaccatgtttcctgatgatatctcccaagggtaacatataaagcatgtagagtagcggccctagtactgagccttgaggtactccatactgcacttgtgatcgatatgatacctcttcattcactgttaCGAATTGATGGAGTTcaaataagtatgatttaaaccatgctaatgcacttcccattaatgccaacaaagttttctagtctatgcaaaagaatgttgtgttgAATTGTGTTTAATGCAGggctaagatccaatagcaccaATAGAAAGATTACAACCACTGATCAGATGATAAatagcaggtcatttgtaactctaaggagaggcAGTCTCagtatgatacggtctaaatcctgactggaaatcctcacatgaaaccatttttctctaagaaggaatataaatgttaggatactaccttttctagtatcttggacacaAAAGGAAGATACGATATCAGTCTGTAAATAGCTAGTTccttggggtcaagttgtgttttttttatgagatgcTTAATaatagccagtttgaaggttttggggacatatcctaatgacaatgaggaataaataatagtcagaagagatctatgacttctgaagcacctcttttaggagcttagatggaataggtctaacatacatgttgttggtttagatgatttaacaagtttatacaattctcctctcctatagtagagaatgagtggaactgttcctcagggggtctatagtgcactgtctgatgtgatactgtagctgatggcgcATGGTTAcagttttatctctaatagtatcgattcttagaagtaaagtagttcataaagtcattactgctgtgctgttgggaaatgtcaacacttgtagatgctttatttttcattaatttagccacacTGTATTGAATGTCtgtggttatgtttgttttcttctaaaagagatgacAGTTAATCAGATCTAGccattttaatgcttttctgtaggataggttactttcccgccaagcaatacgaaatacctctagttttgttttcttccagctgCGCTGCAATTTTCCGGGCTGTTCtctttagtgaaagtgaaagttgtgacatttgccaagtgtggtgacccatactcagaattgatgctctgcatttaacccatccaagtgcacacacacagcagtgagaagtgaacacaccctgGAGCATTgcgcagctatatatccagcacccggCGAGCAACCTCATACCTGCGACCTTCCGATTAcaagtccaagtctctaaccattaggccacagctgcgcCACCTTACTTATTATACCATGTTGTGAGactgttttctttaaaacattctcTCTGTTGTCATTTGTCACAGTAAACCGAAATCATGGGAGATGGTGAAATGGAGTGTTTCGGCCCGGCGGCTATTTTCCTCCGgaagccagaaagagagagaatcgAGGCTCAGACTGCCCCTTTTGATGCCAAACGGCATTCTTCGTGTCAGAGCCAGAAGAGATATACCTCAAGGGTACTCTTATTAGTAAAGAAGGTGGCAAAGCTACTGTCAAAAACTCTCTGTGGGAAAGTAAGTACACTCAGAAAAAGTGTTGATCTTCTGTAAAACAAATTTGCATGATGCTATGTCCACgtgaataaaacatataaattttTAGTAAATATCTCACCCTTGCTGAAAACTTTTTAGACACTCACGGTAAAAGAAGATGAAATCTTCCCATGAATCCTCCCAAGTTTGACAAAATTGAGGACATTGGCCATGATGACCCACCTCAATGAGCCTACTGTGCTCTATAACCTTAAGAGCGTTATGCAGCATGGATATCTACGTAAGTCTGAGTAATCATGTTTTACTCCTAGTATAGGGCGACAGCCCTGAAAACTGGACTCTCTATCTCTGTTTTCAGACCTACTCTGGCTTGTTCTGCGTCACTGTCAATCCCTACAAGTGGCTCCCAGTGTACGACACAGTTGTTGTGGCTGGATACAGAGGCAAAAAGAGGGTTGAAGCCCCACCTCACATCTTCTCCATCTCCGACAACGCCTACCAGTTCATGCTCACTGGTAAGTGGGGATATAAATTTTCAATCCAattagcaaacaaataaaataattagatttgCTTAGAAGTAGGGCTgtcaatcaattacattttttatctaattaaatcACACCCTTTTTCTGTGATTAATCACACACTTCATGAAATTAAGCATAGACCATTTATcttgtttcaaatatttattttgtaatcatttGCTATATCCACCAAAGTAAACCAAAACTTTTGATTTTGTGTTtctcaaaaatctttttttttttttggcaagctTTTTTCAAGATAAATTTAAATGTCTTTCCAAAAAAGGACACTTACAAACTCCAAAAGGACACCAAAGGGGCCTATAAGCACATTTgaaagaaacaaaatcaaaatgttataatatgtatacatatgtatactgTCAAGTTACTAAAACGAAAAGGGCCACATGgagatgccaaaaaaaaaaatacaatgctttttactatacaaatcattacaaagcaactttacagaaaattatgtttctacaatatttagtagtagcttataagtggtgactgtcagtttgtgtgtgtatgacagcacacaaaattaatacaagatgtagtcagccagacgatgaacattattaacagcaattattatatgatgcagtcacacttgtagcaatatttgttagttctgtttgtttaatttaaggtttaggcatcatctgaggtcctctgagggtcagcatcatctcttctcaggtgttctggatccagactggagcttgtgtaaatcctagttaacaCGGGATTAAGATCCTGTggcaaacatagaaacaaatagagacatcattagcatagctgctgatccaacaaagtaaaattaattagttaacccaagctaatgaataaaaatgcacatttgatcagatacaactacactcacaatttaagagatgcattattcgaatgcttggcgaaagagatgtgtttttaatctagatttaaacagagagagtgtgtctgaaccccgaacattatcaggaaggctattccagagtttgggagccaaatgtgaaaaagctctacctctagtgggactttgctatcctaggaacgaccaaaagtccagcgttttgtgaccttagcgTGCGTGATGGgtttgtagcgtggtagaaggctagttaggtacgcaggagctaaaccatttagggccttataggtaagtaatgataatttgtaactgatacggaacttaataggtagccagtgcagagactgtaaattggggtaatatgatcatattttcttgacctggtaaggactctagctgctgcattttggactacctgtagcttgtatAATCAACTTTACCTTGATTGCAGTCTTCATCTATTAAAACTTTAATAGCGAGACTGGTTATCCAGTCGAGACACTGTAGTTTGCATCTCATCTGGCCATACAGCGGTGGGATGTTGACAATCCGTTCAGTCTGTACTTCACACAGTGTGACGTTTGAGGGCTCATGCTCTTCAAAGACAATCACTATGACAGAGCTCTGCAATCTCTAATGTAATCAGCCTGATTTCCTCTGTATTAGCACTGTTTTGGACGGATTGTTTGAACACATTCGCTTTCCGGATCTTTGGACTGAAAACTTTACCGGAGTTTAGATTAAATTGATCTGATCGCAAGCAGAGAAGGACAATTGGGTTAAAGGGTTAGAATACAAATTGTGCTTCAGTAATTTAGCGTTAACGGCATTAAATAATTTGAATGCATTATGGATTGGTAAAATGAATCGCATGCAGTAACACATTAAGGATGAAGTGTGCTTATTTTGTGTTTATCCTGAGCCTgcctttattttgtttgttaaatttatcatttaaattaaaaaaaaagtgggaaAATCTGTTTAGTGGTTTCACTTAAAATAACACTATAAACTTGTTTCAGACAGGGAGAATCAGTCTATCCTGATTACGTAAGTAGACTATGATAGTTAAATGTTTTTTGTCGAAGTagttctatttttaaatgcatgtgagAAAACTGCTtattaccctaaccctaaccctttttGCAGAAAGCAGCACTATGAAATGTAAAGTAAAAGCTGTTAATTTGATTGAGAGTAAGCTGTGGCTTACGTGCACGTCAATTCAAAAACATTATTCTAAAAGGAATGTATTGGAAATATACAAGTTTAAGACCATGCTGCTAAAACAAAGCATGTACATACAAAGCATGTTTCACATCTTATGTGGCTTTTAAATGTGCGTGTAAATGTAGTGCCTGACGATTATGGTTTTAAAGAAGTTACATGAAAGCTAATgtatttacataaaagaaaatttATTAAACAAGCCATTTCTAACTTCCCATCTTTAACACATCTACTCAGTGGAGAATCTGGTGCAGGAAAGACTGTCAACACCAAACGTGTGATCCAGTACTTTGCGACAATTGCTGTATCTGGACCCAAGAAGGCAGAACCTGTCCCCGGCAAAATGCAGGTGACTAAATCAAGCAACAGCCAAAGTAGAGTGACAGAATAATTCTACATGATGAAATTACTTAAATACTCACCAGGGGTCGCTAGAGGATCAAATCATTGCAGCCAACCCTCTTCTGGAGGCTTATGGAAATGCCAAGACTGTAAGGAATGACAACTCCTCTCGTTTTGTAAGTTACTGAAGTCAAATGAAATGCTTTATACAAATTCAGTTCAAATTCCAAATATGGGAAAATCTAAGATGAATATTTCCTCTCTGTAGGGTAAATTCATCAGAATTCACTTTGCGACCACTGGAAAACTGGCCTCAGCTGATATTGAAACTTGTGAGTCAACTTGTTTTaagccaaacattttttatttggagGGTAATGGAGGGATCAATCAATTGGactcaaatatcttttttttttctttttttttttttctttgaaagatctgTTAGAAAAGTCAAGAGTGACATTCCAGCTGTCGGCTGAGAGGAGTTACCACATCTTCTACCAGCTCATGACTGGACACAAGCCAGAGCTGCTCGGTGAGAAATCCACAGGATTGTGTGTTTCAGTTAATTCCTAGTGTAAGAGCACTGTTAACATGCTGCACATCAACTCTTTACAGAGGCCTTGCTCATCACCACCAACCCTTATGACTATCCAATGATCAGCCAGGGTGAAATCACTGTCAAGAGCATCAATGATGTGGAGGAGTTCATTGCCACAGATGTATGTGGACAGctgcattattattagtagtagtggtAATGTTTCATATTATTTGCAATATTTCTCAGGAAATGAACATCAGAAAAACACCAGCATACCCTGAATACTGCATGACATACAACAAGAAATATGTTTCTCTTTTGGCTCTATAGCAaataatttgcaatttatttggtCTGTGTAAAAACAGACTGCCATTGACATTCTGGGCTTCACTGCTGATGAGAAATTCAGCATCTACAAGCTAACAGGTGCTGTGATGCATCATGGGAACATGAAGTTcaaacagaagcagagagaggagcaggcTGAACCTGATGGCACTGAGGGTAAGGTGTTTTATTAGCACTTATTAGCATGCAAACATGGACTCCATTAGCAACAATAATTCATAAATCTGTATGTCCTCAGTGGCCGATAAAATCGCTTACCTCATGGGCCTCAACTCCGCTGACATGCTGAAAGCTCTGTGCTTCCCCAGAGTGAAGGTTGGGAATGAGATGGTGACCAAAGGCCAGACAGTACCACAGGTGATCACTTACCTTCtcaatagatgaaaaaaaaaaactagaaatgtCCCAAAAACATTCATAAGAGACATTCATACTTCAGAAAGTTACACTAATAGCAATTACACTGATCTTTGAATTTCTCAGGTGAACAACGCAGTCTCTGCTCTTTGCAAGTCTGTCTATGAGAAAATGTTCTTGTGGATGGTAGTCCGAATCAATGAGATGCTGGACACGAAGCAGCCTAGACAGTTCTTCATTGGTGTGCTGGACATCGCTGGATTTGAAATCTTCGATGTGAGCATCAGTCATTAATGTCTCTGTAAGAATCAAGATATAAAAGATTGCAGTAGGCAGTGAGAACTTGCTTTTGTTGAATTATCAGTTCAACAGCTTGGAACAGCTATGCATCAACTTCACAAATGAGAAACTGCAACAGTTCTTCAACCACCATATGTTCGTTCTGGAGCAAGAGGAATACAAGAAAGAAGGCATTGAATGGGAGTTCATTGACTTTGGTATGGACTTGGCTGCCTGCATTGAGCTCATTGAGAAGGTAAGAGgaaattctgtaaattaaatttactATTCACATTGTGTCTGTACTTGAGATTGTATATTTCTTCAACAGCCAATGGGCATCTTCTCCATCCTTGAAGAGGAGTGCATGTTCCCCAAGGCTACAGACACAAGCTTCAAAAACAAGCTGCATGATCAGCATCTGGGTAAAACTGCTGCCTTCCAGAAGCCCAAGCCTGCCAAAGGTAAGGCCGAGGCCCACTTCTCTCTGGTGCACTACGCCGGCACTGTGGACTACAACATCGTCGGCTGGCTGGACAAGAACAAGGATCCACTGAACGACTCTGTGGTGCAACTTTACCAAAAGTCATCGATGAAACTGCTGTCCTTCCTGTATGTCGCACATGCAGGAGCAGATGGTATGAACATACAAACATTTGCATTTCCTCAATGACTTTGTGTTTTAATTATGTACAAGGCCCATGCATATACAAAAACTGAGAAAATAATAAGATTCTTAAAATGCAGCCATCTATGTGGTcacatatttaaaaaggtttcaaAGTATGAAGTAAATATATGCAAGAGAACAATTAGATTCAACAATATTTAAATTGAGGTTGATTGAAGGGGTTAATTGAATGCAACACAAtatcaacaaattaaaaaaaaaacttatgttatTGATATAAAACAGCTGAGGGCGGTGGCGGAAAGAAAGGCAAGAAGAAGGGTGGTTCCTTCCAGACGGTGTCTGCACTTTTTAGGGTAAACAGATTCTCTCTTTTAATGAAGGATGTGAATGTCTTCTCTATTAAACACTGGAATAAATGGCATAAACATTTCCACAGGAGAACCTGGGTAAGCTGATGACTAACCTGAGGAGCACTCACCCTCACTTTGTGCGCTGCTTGATTCCTAATGAGTCCAAGACTCCAGGTAAACTTGATCTCTGAAGACTCAAATGTATGAAAGTTTTGAAAATATCTCTGGAACCTTAAAAACATTTGCATTGCAGGTCTGATGGAGAACTTCCTGGTTATCCACCAGCTCAGGTGTAATGGTGTGCTGGAGGGTATCAGAATCTGCAGGAAGGGTTTCCCCAGCAGAATCCTCTACGGTGACTTCAAGCAGAGGTAAAGACACCTTTTTGCAACCTCCTTATTTGAGATGATGCATCACCTTTTCATACCCATCTTATATACTTCACGAGAAcactaaaaaaaaagatatttttgatgctgttcactttatttaaaggagacatattttgcatttttttacaatatgtaatataagtctctGGTGTCCCCAAAATTtatctgtgaagtttcagctcaaaatactaCCCTCATTTACCATTTCActttgaaaatgcctattttgagtggaagcagaaacacactgttttacgggcctgtctctttaaatgcaaatgagctgatgctccccgcccccttttccagaatagagctgcACCATTACAGCTAGTACCTGCTAAAACCATCTGTTTTAGTTCTGTTTATCGTGTTTATCATGCTGAAATCATGCGTTTTAAATCATATTAGTTTACACTTACTTTAGATATATTCACACACAAGTTTACGACATAACAAGTCAGTTATGTCTGTGAAGCTAAACAGCTGGGaaataaattgcatatttattttatatctgtgTGGCAGCACatagtaaataaattattaaatccactgctctcttgtctcctctgaggctgggactctaaatagtGTTCTGTGCTCATCTGTGAAaccaaagacagaacagttagcatgttttgctCAAACTTTCACCATGGTATTAAAGCTGGTACACCACTGTTGCTTGCAAAATCAAAATGATGGTACCATGGGTGGATACTTACAGATAAAGGGACAATAATATTACAATGAGATCCCTTTGCCACGTCAAAAAGGAAGCTAAACCAGATGCACGTGTTTTTTTCAGATGATTGGAGGAAAAGGCTTACCAAAAAAATTACTGGATTAAACTTTTTCACGTTTCCTTGGTTGTTAGATGCACCTAGGACCTGATTATAGTACTTAAAGCCTGGAAAAGTCACATTTTTATGATACGTGACGTTTAAACAGTTCATTTTGATTTACCACCATACATCAGGTTTGTCATTCAAACATCAGCTCATGACTGCATCTTTTTAAACTGACTTGAAATGGTTGCTTTTTGGCTTAACTCGATGTTtccattttgaaagaacatgtttcaatcaagtataGGGTAGCTATATATGCCGTTCATACAGGacatgtcctggccaggattttaatattggctaaaacatccagagcaccTACCCAATAACagttgaccaataacatgcaggtgttgtacataatcgaccaatcatggGGCTGcttgtgagaaggtgagatctagagggaacaatcaaagcgatgcaaatatgcgcatgtgtttgttcgttcgattgacttgaagcgtcgctgcgcacaaatccaaaaaaacaGTGCGctacaatgcttcaagtcaaatgaaacgaacaaacacgtgaaagAGATTCGAAATCATAAGGagctgtctgctctgctctttgtagctcttatgaatgttacacaacgatcaacctgcacagtgcaaatagcaaaaacctggatattttagccATTATTAAAATACTGGCTGGGATGTGTCCCGTATGAAtggcgcatatggccaccctaataaagtacctcaaaataagttttaaacttcccatcatgctttaaacaaaactggatatggggagagaaaatgttgaaataaagtgttatattatgcattttttagaGAGATGTAATAACAGggactttttcatgtctaatgctctaaTATGTggtgattttaaaatactttctattggtgtattttgtgcgagttaccacTGTGGTAAAGGAGTGTCTGGTTGGGTTGAGGACTAAAAAGAAAAGTCTAATAtactttaattgaaaaaaaaacttctccAATGAGAGTGCTAGTGCATGATGTACACATAGTACCATCCTTAAACCACCAACAACTAACATTATATGTGTCAAGAAAAGTAATATCTTATAATGTTTGTATAGCTCTTTggctaaacttgcatggacagtgCTTCTACATGATGTAAACACATTATCTCTTctcagatatttcatgtaggatgaattaaagcaaactgagtaaactcaactaaatgtagacatgtcctaataacttgatttattcatgttcAAATAACATGGTACAAAAATGTGGAACCACTCTCCATGATTTAATAATGTTCAGCCAAAGAGGTTTTTTTTGAGTGCATGACTCTCCCCTAAATGTCCTCTAGATACAAAGTATTAAATGCTAGTGTCATCCCTGAGGGACAATTCATTGACAACAAAAAGGCTTCAGAGAAACTCTTGGGCTCTATTGATGTTGACCACACCCAATACAAGTTTGGACACACAAAAGTGAGCTACAACAACAAATGACTAAACTCAAATCTACATGGAATGGCTTCCATAACATACTACTAAACATACTActttatttgtacattattttatttgtacaggtGTTCTTTAAAGCTGGTCTGTTGGGTACTCTTGAGGAGATGAGAGATGACAAACTAGCAACGCTGGTTACCATGACTCAGGCTCTTTGTCGTGGCTTCCTCATGAGAAGGGAGTTTGTAAAGATGATGGAGAGGAGGTGagtaaaatttaaatgatttgattaacaagaaaataaataaagcttaagATTTtggacaaacaaaaaacaaaaactcgcTTCCACAGAGAGTCAATTTTTGCCATCCAATACAACATCCGCTCTTTCATGAATGTCAAACATTGGCCATGGATGAAGCTGTATTTCAAGATTAAGCCTCTTCTAAAAAGTGCAGAGACTGAGAAAGAAATGGCAGCAATGAAAGAGAACTTTGAGAAAATGAAAGAAGATTTAACAAAGGCATTAGCTAAAAAGAAGGAGCTTGAGGAGAAAATGGTATCACTTATTCAGGAGAAAAACGACCTTCAACTGCAAGTAGCTTCTGTGAGTATTTCAGTTCTTATTTATCCTAATATGGATCCGATAGCTATGAGCATAAGTAATAAACGATATCCATGTGAATGAACAGGAATCTGAAAACCTCTCTGATGCTGAGGAGAGATGTGAAGGGCTCATCAAAAGCAAGATCCAGCTCGAGGCCAAACTCAAAGAGACAAACGAGAGactggaggatgaggaggaaatcAATGCTGAACTGACTGCCAAGAAGAGGAAACTGGAGGATGAATGCTCCGAGCTGAAGAAAGACATCGATGACCTGGAGCTCACCTTGGCAAAAGTGGAGAAGGAGAAACATGCTACAGAAAATAAAGTCAGTATTTTGTATTCTATCTTCATACTGCTGATTGTGATTCAGGTTCTTGAGAATGAAAGCAGTAAACAATGCTTCCATGTAGGTGAAAAACCTGACAGAGGAGATGGCCTCTCAGGATGAGAGCATTGCCAAGCTGACCAAAGAGAAGAAAGCCCTCCAAGAGGCACACCAGCAGACTCTTGATGACCTTCAGGCAGAGGAAGACAAAGTCAACACTCTGACTAAAGCTAAGACAAAGCTTGAGCAGCAAGTGGACGATGTAAGAATTTCAGCATTAGAACAAGACCGCGAATCATTAGGAAATTAATATTTCTGCCAATTCATATTTTATTGCTCTGGTTTCTATCACAATAGCTTGAGGGCTCACTGGAACAAGAGAAGAAGCTCCGTATGGACCTTGAGAGAGCCAAGAGAAAGCTTGAGGGTGATCTGAAACTGGCCCAGGAGTCCATAATGGACCTGGAGAATGACAAACAGCAATCAGATGAGAAGATCAAAAAGTGAGTGGATATCAGATGTTATAATTTTGCACAACTGCACATTAATAAGTATCttgcacattttacaaaaaaactacattaaaaacaGGAAGGACTTTGAGATAAGTCAGCTTCTCAGCAAGATTGAGGATGAACAGTCTTTGGGAGCACAGCTTCAGAAGAAGATCAAAGAACTTCAAGTAATGGCAACCATAATTTTTCTGTGTGAAACTGTGACGTAGATGCATAGCTTTGAAAATCCtcatcactgaatcactgaataaattattttatactttctttAGGCCCGTATCGAGGAGCTGGAAGAGGAAATTGAGGCAGAGCGAGCTGCTCGTGCTAAAGTGGAGAAGCAGAGAGCTGATCTCTCCAGGGAACTTGAAGAGATCAGCGAGAGGCTTGAGGAAGCTGGTGGTGCTACTGCTGCTCAGATTGAGATGAACAAGAAGCGTGAAGCTGAATTCCAGAAGTTGCGTCGTGATCTGGAGGAGTCCACCTTGCAGCATGAAGCTACAGCTGCAGCTCTCCGAAAGAAGCAGGCAGACAGTGTGGCTGAACTCGGAGAACAGATCGACAACCTCCAGCGGGTCaagcagaagctggagaaggaGAAGAGTGAATACAAGATGGAGATTGATGACCTGACAAGCAACATGGAGGCTGTGGCTAAAGCAAAGGTACAATcttgtgaaaacttttaaaacttaaaGATCTATTATCAGTTTTACAAAACTACTTTAACTTTAGCAGCTTGAAATTTTAACAATTTCCAAAAGAAATTCCAAAGTTTGATATTTCCAACCTTTGATATTTCTTAATTTATGTAGGCAAACCTTGAAAAGATGTGCCGTACAATAGAAGACCAAGCAAGTGAGCTAAAGTCAAAAAATGATGAGTTTGTACGCCAACTTAATGATTTAAATGCCCAGAAGGCAAGGCTCCAAACTGAAAATGGTATGTAAATACTAAATATACCATACACACAATGCCACAGAActgtgcaaaaacaaaagtgattCAACCCCGCATTACTGACATCATACAACTCTTCTGTGACTATTTGATAAACTATACAGTGTCTCATACTAGGTGAATTTAGCCGTCAACTGGAAGAGAAAGAAGCCCTTGTTTCTCAACTGACAAGAGTCAAACAGGCTTACACTCAACAGATTGAGGAACTCAAGAGACATATTGAAGAAGAGGTTAAGGTGTGtacctactatatatatatatatatatatattatctggtACTATGTATAGCTGattgtttttttcacttttgaCTTCAAGGCCAAGAATGCTCTGGCCCATGCGGTTCAGTCTGCCCGTCATGACTGTGACTTGCTCAGAGAGCAGTatgaggaggagcaggaggccaAAGCTGAACTCCAGCGGGGAATGTCTAAGGCCAACAGTGAGGTGGCCCAATGGAGAACCAAATATGAGACTGATGCAATCCAGCGGACCGAGGAGCTTGAGGAATCCAAGTAAAT
The Carassius auratus strain Wakin unplaced genomic scaffold, ASM336829v1 scaf_tig00216383, whole genome shotgun sequence DNA segment above includes these coding regions:
- the LOC113097724 gene encoding myosin heavy chain, fast skeletal muscle-like gives rise to the protein MLTDRENQSILITGESGAGKTVNTKRVIQYFATIAVSGPKKAEPVPGKMQGSLEDQIIAANPLLEAYGNAKTVRNDNSSRFGKFIRIHFATTGKLASADIETYLLEKSRVTFQLSAERSYHIFYQLMTGHKPELLEALLITTNPYDYPMISQGEITVKSINDVEEFIATDTAIDILGFTADEKFSIYKLTGAVMHHGNMKFKQKQREEQAEPDGTEVADKIAYLMGLNSADMLKALCFPRVKVGNEMVTKGQTVPQVNNAVSALCKSVYEKMFLWMVVRINEMLDTKQPRQFFIGVLDIAGFEIFDFNSLEQLCINFTNEKLQQFFNHHMFVLEQEEYKKEGIEWEFIDFGMDLAACIELIEKPMGIFSILEEECMFPKATDTSFKNKLHDQHLGKTAAFQKPKPAKGKAEAHFSLVHYAGTVDYNIVGWLDKNKDPLNDSVVQLYQKSSMKLLSFLYVAHAGADAEGGGGKKGKKKGGSFQTVSALFRENLGKLMTNLRSTHPHFVRCLIPNESKTPGLMENFLVIHQLRCNGVLEGIRICRKGFPSRILYGDFKQRYKVLNASVIPEGQFIDNKKASEKLLGSIDVDHTQYKFGHTKVFFKAGLLGTLEEMRDDKLATLVTMTQALCRGFLMRREFVKMMERRESIFAIQYNIRSFMNVKHWPWMKLYFKIKPLLKSAETEKEMAAMKENFEKMKEDLTKALAKKKELEEKMVSLIQEKNDLQLQVASESENLSDAEERCEGLIKSKIQLEAKLKETNERLEDEEEINAELTAKKRKLEDECSELKKDIDDLELTLAKVEKEKHATENKVKNLTEEMASQDESIAKLTKEKKALQEAHQQTLDDLQAEEDKVNTLTKAKTKLEQQVDDLEGSLEQEKKLRMDLERAKRKLEGDLKLAQESIMDLENDKQQSDEKIKKKDFEISQLLSKIEDEQSLGAQLQKKIKELQARIEELEEEIEAERAARAKVEKQRADLSRELEEISERLEEAGGATAAQIEMNKKREAEFQKLRRDLEESTLQHEATAAALRKKQADSVAELGEQIDNLQRVKQKLEKEKSEYKMEIDDLTSNMEAVAKAKANLEKMCRTIEDQASELKSKNDEFVRQLNDLNAQKARLQTENGEFSRQLEEKEALVSQLTRVKQAYTQQIEELKRHIEEEVKAKNALAHAVQSARHDCDLLREQYEEEQEAKAELQRGMSKANSEVAQWRTKYETDAIQRTEELEESKKKLAQRLQDAEESIEAVNSKCASLEKTKQRLQGEVEDLMIDVERANSLAANLDKKQRNFDKVLAEWKQKYEESQAELEGAQKEARSLSTELFKMKNSYEEALDHLETLKRENKNLQQEISDLTEQLGETGKSIHELEKAKKTVESEKSEIQAALEEAEGTLEHEESKILRVQLELNQVKSEIDRKLAEKDEEMEQIKRNSQRVIDSMQSTLDSEVRSRNDALRVKKKMEGDLNEMEVQLSHANRQAAEAQKQLRNVQGQLKDAQLHLDEAVRGQEDMKEQVAMVERRNNLMQAEIEELRAALEQTERGRKVAEQELVDASERVGLLHSQNTSLINTKKKLEADLVQVQGEVDDAVQEARNAEEKAKKAITDAAMMAEELKKEQDTSAHLERMKKNLEVTVKDLQHRLDEAESLAMKGGKKQLQKLESRVHELEAEVEAEQRRGADAVKGVRKYERRVKELTYQTEEDKKNVIRLQDLVDKLQLKVKAYKRQAEEAEEQANTHLSRYRKVQHELEEAQERADISESQVNKLRAKSREAGKGKEAEE